The region ACCAGGGCCGAGTCAACGCTGATGATCTCCACCGGCCAGCGCTGGGCAATGGCCAAGGCGGCCGCAGTTTTGCCGGAGGCGGTGGGGCCAGCCAGCCCCACGTAGCGCGGCAGGGCTGGGTAGGGGGCTGTCTGACCTGGGGACCTGTGATTTGTCATGGTATCAAGGGGTTGCATGGGTCATGCAATGATATGCAGTAGTATTCATAGTCAGCCGAAGTCTGCGGCTGACTATCTGGCCTCGGTAATTATCAGGAGGTGACATGATTGATCGGTTCAAGTGCTGGTTGCGGCTTGCTGGATTTTGTGCCATGTTGGGTACGGGGGTCGTGACCCCTGCAGAAACGCTGACGGTGCTGACTGAAGAATTTCCACCCTACAACTACACCGACCACGGTAGTCTGACCGGTTTTAGTACCGAGGTTGTGCGAGCGGTGTTGCAGGAAGCCAAGATAGACGGTGTTTTTCAGTCCCAACCTTGGGCACGCGCCTACGAGACGGCCCAAAACGCAGAAGGTGTGCTGATCTATTCCATTGCCCGCTCTGCGCAGCGTGAGAAGTTGTTCAAATGGGTGGGCCAGATTGCGCCCACCCAGTTTTACTTGTTTTCATTGCCAAAGCGTCAGCTTGAATTCACTCAGCTGGAGCAAGCCAAAAGTTACCAGATTGCCACCGTGAATGAAGATGTGGGGGAGCAGTTTTTGATCTCCAAGGGGTTCAAGAAAGGCGAGAACCTGCAGTCCAGCGTCAAATACGAGCTGAATTACGAAAAACTCAAACATGGCCGGGTTGACCTGTGGGTGATGACGGAACTGGTGGCCGCCTATCTGGTGCGCCAGGCCGGTGATGACCCGGCACAACATCTGGCGCGCAGCTATGCCATTCGTGAACTTAGCGACGATGGGTTGTACATGGCTTTTGGTGCCAAAACGCCGGATGCCCTGGTGGAGCGTCTGCGTAAGGCATTAGCGACCATCAAAACCAATGGAAGCTACGATGCACTCAAAAAAAAGTGGCTTTAGGCGCTCATTGGGGACCCGGCTGGTATGGGCCACGCTGGGGTTTTGTGTCGCCTTCACCTTGCTGGCGGTTGCGGTACGGACTTATTCGGCCTGGAAAGAAGCCTGGACCAAGATGAATGCTGATTTGAGACTGGTTGAGCAGGTCTATCGGCAAACGCTGAGCAAGGCCATTTGGGAGCTGGACCGCGAGGCGTTGCTGGCGCACATGAACAGTGCCGCGCAGGTGAACGCCGTCGGGCGGATCACGCTCAAAATTTACTCCCAAACCCGTTCAACGGATGTCATTGAGCGAGTTGCCCCGGGTTGGCAGCCGTCCACACTGGCCCCGGTGCGCCGGCTTGACCTGGTGTACACCCCGTTTCCGGGGGGTGAGGAGCGGGTGGGTGAGCTGACGCTGGCGGGCGACGAGCGGGTGCTGTGGGCGCGCTTGCGTGGTGAAATTCTGAACATTGTCATGGCCCAGCTGTTGCAGTCACTGTTGCTGGCCGGGTGGATCATGCTGATGTTCAGCCGCACGGTGACGGTGTTTATCCAGCAGATTGCGCGCCACCTGGGCCAGCTCACACCGGACACCATGCACCAGCCCTTGCGGTTGGCGCGCAACCCGCAGCTCCAGGACGAACTCACGCTGCTGGAGAGTGGTGTTAACCAGTTGCAAGACAAGTTGGTGGGTTACCTGGCCCGCCAGCATCAATACGAAAACGAGCTGGGTGAGCACCGCGACCATCTGGCCGACATGGTGCAGGCGCGCACGGCCGAACTGGAGCACCTGGCGCAGGCCCAGCAACTGGTGTTGCGCTTGTCCAACCGGCTGATCCATGCCACGCATGAAACGTTTGATGCATGCCAGCGCGATTGCCTGGTTGAAGTAGCACGGCGGCTGGGTGCCCATCACGTGCTGTGGATCGTGCCTGTGGAGGGGCAAGCGGCTTTTCAATGTTATGCCGAGTGGCGATCAGACCAGGTTGATGGTGACGGCCACCATGTGCTGGCGCTGGAGGGGCTCACCCAGGTACCGGCCAGACTGGCGCGGGAAGAGTTGCTTTTTTTCTTCAGTCCGGCCGATATGCGGCAAAGCCTGGAACCCCGGGAGGCTGAGATTTTTCTGAGCCTGGCGGTGGGTGCCAATGCCTTGGCACTGCTGCGTGGTGACGAGGAAGACTACGGTATCTTGTATTTTGGTAAACCCGTGGGGCAGGATGACTGGCCACCAGAACAGCGTGCGCTGTTGTCCATGACGGTTCAAATGTTGCTGCACAGTGTGCGCCACAACGTGCAATTGACGCAAATTTCGCAGACCCAGAATGCCTTGCGCCAAGCCAATCGCCAGCTGGAAGTGTTGTCACGCCATGATGCGTTGACGGGCTTGTTGAATCGGCGGCATTTTGATGAGGTCAAGCTCGACGAGTATCAGCGCTCGCTGCGCAGCGGTCAGCCCCTGAGCTTGTTGATTTGTGACATTGATTATTTCAAGGCCTACAACGATCACTATGGGCATGCACGTGGTGACCAATGTCTGCAGGCGGTGGCCCTGGCCATGCAGACGGCCATTACCCGGGTTGGTGATGTTTTGGCGCGTATCGGTGGTGAAGAATTTGTGGTGCTGCTGCCTGCCACCTCCGTTGCTGCTGCTTGGGCCGTGGCTGAGCGGGTGCGTTTGGCGGTGCTGGATTTGCAGTTGCCACATGCCAAGTCCGATAGGGGGCCCTGGGTCACCATCAGCATTGGTCTGGCCCAGCTTCAGCCCGCAGTACACGCTGATTTTGACGCGCTGTTTCATGCGGCAGACCAGTCGCTGTACCGGGCCAAGGAAATTGGCCGCAATACCGTGGTATCCAGTCAGCTGGCATTTGAGCCACCCTAAGCCCAAACACCCCGTTGAACTTGTTCATGACGCAAGGAGCCGTGTGATGAAAAATGTTTTTCGAACCTGGTCTGGCGCTGCACCCCGTGCTCTGCTGATGGTGTGTGTGCTGGGTCTATCCATGGCCCGCGCCCAAACGCTCCAGGTGGTGACCGAGAGTACGCCCTACTCGTATTTGAAGGGTGACCGGGTGGCCGGCACGGCGACAGAAGTGGTTAGAAAAACCTTGCAAACTGCCGGTTTGAGCAACTTTCAAATCAGGATTTACCCCTGGGCGCGTGCCTATGACATGGCGCTGAATGAACCTGACGTGCTGATTTACCTGATTGCCCGCACGCCGACGCGTGAGTCGAAATTCAAGTGGGTGGGCGAGATCATGAAAATCCAGTACCACCTGTACCGGCTGCGCGAGCGCACGGATGTGGCGGTGAAAACACTTGTGGATGCCCAAAAATACACCATTGGTGTGATGCGTGATGACGTTCGCCAACAGTACCTTCAAAGCAAAGGTTTCAAGCGGCTGGTGGTTTCCGCCCAGGCAATTGACAATTTCAAAAAACTCATCGGGCACCAGGTGGATCTGATTCCCTTGGTGGAAGACGATACGACCATTTTTTGCGCCCAAGTCCATTTTGATTGCAGCGCATTGACGCGTGTGCTGACGCTGGAGGAGGCCTCCACCGGGCTTTACATGGCTTTCAGCAGCAGCACTGCCGATGAAACGGTGCAAAAAACCCGTGCTGCTTTTGACAAGCTCAAGGCCGATGGCACGGTACGCAAGATCATGCAGGAGAAACCTTGAGGGCTATGCGGTCTGGTTTCGGCAGAGTGTGGGTTCCCCATACTTTTGCACCAGTGTCCAGGCCGACAAGGCAATCCAGGCGGTCCAGAACCAGACTCCCAGCGTGAGTGGTTTCACCGAGCCATCCATGTGAGTGCCCAGCCAGCTGCCCATGGCAAAGGCCACCAGCATCATCAAAAAACCGTTCATGGCTGAAGCTGCCCCAGCGGCTTGTGGAAAAGGCCCGACGGCACCACTTTGGCCACAGGGCTGATGAACGCCGTGCCCCATCATGAACAACAGTTGCGCCGGCAGGATCGCCCAGATGTTTTGCACCCCCATCAGGCTGGGCACGGCCATCAGCGTTCCACCCGCCAGCGATAACATGCCCGCCCATTTCACTGCCCGGCGCACGCCAAATCGCGGTAACCAGTGGCGGCACAAAAATGTACCGGCCACATAGACCAGGGAATTCAGCGCCATCAGCGCACCGTACCCGGTTTTGCTCAAGCCCAGCACGTTCATGAAGACAAACGATGAGGTGGCCAGAAAGGTGAACAAGCCACCGTAGGAGGCTGCTGACAAGGCCGAAAAGGCCAGAAAAGTGGGGTGGCGCAAAATCAGTTTCCAGGTGGCCAGCAGCGTGGTGATTTGCATGGCTTTCGGGTTTTGCTGTTGCAGGGTTTCCTCAAACCGCGAGGCAATCAGCCCCAGGCACAACGCACCAAACAGCGCCAGTACCAGCATGGCGGCGCGCCAGTTGAACACCTCGGTCAGCAGCCCCCCCAGTGGTGCGCTCAGCAGGGCAATCACGCCCAGGCCGCTCAAGGCCTTGCTCATCACCCTGGCACCTTGCGTGGGTGCGTACAGGTCACGCACGATGGCACGGGCACACATCACGGCGGCCCCCATGGCGGCACCTTGCACCGCACGCCAGACAATCAGCGCCATCATGCTCGGGGCCAGGGTGCTGCCCACACCGGCCAATACATA is a window of Rhodoferax lithotrophicus DNA encoding:
- a CDS encoding substrate-binding periplasmic protein, coding for MKNVFRTWSGAAPRALLMVCVLGLSMARAQTLQVVTESTPYSYLKGDRVAGTATEVVRKTLQTAGLSNFQIRIYPWARAYDMALNEPDVLIYLIARTPTRESKFKWVGEIMKIQYHLYRLRERTDVAVKTLVDAQKYTIGVMRDDVRQQYLQSKGFKRLVVSAQAIDNFKKLIGHQVDLIPLVEDDTTIFCAQVHFDCSALTRVLTLEEASTGLYMAFSSSTADETVQKTRAAFDKLKADGTVRKIMQEKP
- a CDS encoding GGDEF domain-containing protein; its protein translation is MHSKKSGFRRSLGTRLVWATLGFCVAFTLLAVAVRTYSAWKEAWTKMNADLRLVEQVYRQTLSKAIWELDREALLAHMNSAAQVNAVGRITLKIYSQTRSTDVIERVAPGWQPSTLAPVRRLDLVYTPFPGGEERVGELTLAGDERVLWARLRGEILNIVMAQLLQSLLLAGWIMLMFSRTVTVFIQQIARHLGQLTPDTMHQPLRLARNPQLQDELTLLESGVNQLQDKLVGYLARQHQYENELGEHRDHLADMVQARTAELEHLAQAQQLVLRLSNRLIHATHETFDACQRDCLVEVARRLGAHHVLWIVPVEGQAAFQCYAEWRSDQVDGDGHHVLALEGLTQVPARLAREELLFFFSPADMRQSLEPREAEIFLSLAVGANALALLRGDEEDYGILYFGKPVGQDDWPPEQRALLSMTVQMLLHSVRHNVQLTQISQTQNALRQANRQLEVLSRHDALTGLLNRRHFDEVKLDEYQRSLRSGQPLSLLICDIDYFKAYNDHYGHARGDQCLQAVALAMQTAITRVGDVLARIGGEEFVVLLPATSVAAAWAVAERVRLAVLDLQLPHAKSDRGPWVTISIGLAQLQPAVHADFDALFHAADQSLYRAKEIGRNTVVSSQLAFEPP
- a CDS encoding multidrug effflux MFS transporter codes for the protein MPVHPPASAMTAGTIVLLLSLLLGLQPITTDLYLPALPALTSSFGAPMAQAQLTLTALLLAFGVSQLVWGPLSDRFGRKPILLTGLGAYVLAGVGSTLAPSMMALIVWRAVQGAAMGAAVMCARAIVRDLYAPTQGARVMSKALSGLGVIALLSAPLGGLLTEVFNWRAAMLVLALFGALCLGLIASRFEETLQQQNPKAMQITTLLATWKLILRHPTFLAFSALSAASYGGLFTFLATSSFVFMNVLGLSKTGYGALMALNSLVYVAGTFLCRHWLPRFGVRRAVKWAGMLSLAGGTLMAVPSLMGVQNIWAILPAQLLFMMGHGVHQPCGQSGAVGPFPQAAGAASAMNGFLMMLVAFAMGSWLGTHMDGSVKPLTLGVWFWTAWIALSAWTLVQKYGEPTLCRNQTA
- a CDS encoding substrate-binding periplasmic protein — its product is MIDRFKCWLRLAGFCAMLGTGVVTPAETLTVLTEEFPPYNYTDHGSLTGFSTEVVRAVLQEAKIDGVFQSQPWARAYETAQNAEGVLIYSIARSAQREKLFKWVGQIAPTQFYLFSLPKRQLEFTQLEQAKSYQIATVNEDVGEQFLISKGFKKGENLQSSVKYELNYEKLKHGRVDLWVMTELVAAYLVRQAGDDPAQHLARSYAIRELSDDGLYMAFGAKTPDALVERLRKALATIKTNGSYDALKKKWL